tccctctctctctctgtctgtGTCTGTGTCTGTGTCTCTGTCCTCCTTCCCTTTCATCCTTAATtaacaagaaatgaaatttgaagaaaacgTGTTTGCTTTCAAGTTTTGactgtttcttcttcatatcaaaaagttaaaaatggGTCTATTATTTTACAACCAGACACAGAGACAGAGCACATAGAGAGCTTCTGTgtttattctttattcttcattcttcatcaCATACAACCAGACAACCTTAATGCTTACAAATCCCACATCATTTTACACTCAAACAAACGACTTCCCCGAAACATTCCAACCAATatgccttcttcttcttcttcttcttcttcttgttttgttgttttgctTCTGGTTTTTACTTCTTTCTCCTCTGTTTTCCCAACTTCCATAGCCCATAAGACGCCGCCAAAAAACCAAACTTTTTTTCACCCCTCCAAAGAGCTGAATGAACTGAAGCATATCAGAGCTTATTTACGCAAAATCAACAAGTCTCCGACCAAGACAATTCAGGTAAAAGAAACCCCTTTTTCTCGAAATCTTGATTGTTCTGCAAATTTGACAATCTGGGTTGTTTTTTGCTCTGTTGCAGAGCTCGGATGGCGATGTTATAGACTGTGTTCTTTCTCATCTCCAGCCTGCTTTTGACCATCCTCACCTCAAAGGACACACTCCATTGGTATGGTAACCAATTCATTTAAATGGGTTTCGTTTTATGAATTTGATTGAGGAGATTGGGAGTTTGTGATGAACAGCAACCGCCGGAGAGGCCGAGAGGGAACAACTCCGAGGAAGAAGTGGCAGAGAGCTTCCAGTTATGGTCAGCTTCAGGCGATTTCTGCCCGGAAGGAACAATTCCAATTAGAAGAACAACAGAGCAAGACATTTACAGAGCAAGTTCTTTCagaagatttggaagaaaacCCATTAGACATATGAGGAGAGATTCTTCTGGCAATGGCCATGAGGTTAGAATTCAATGAAAAACTGCCTCtttttttggatttggaaTCAAAACCTTTCCTTTCATGAATGCAGCATGCAGTGGTGTTTGTGAATGGCGAACAATATTATGGAGCAAAGGCGAGCTTAAACATATGGGCACCTCGTGTTACTGATCAAAATGAATTCAGCTTATCACAAATTTGGGTCATTTCAGGCTCTTTTGGCAATGATTTGAACACCATTGAAGCTGGATGGCAGGCAAGTTTATGAATGTCAGTAATCGTAATGGAACGTTAAATATCAATCGTCttaatcatcttcttctttgttcagGTTAGTCCTGAACTGTACGGCGACAACAATCCTAGATTTTTTACGTACTGGACGGTGAGTTTCGAAATCTGTTACCAATCATGGATCTCCAtgatagtatgatattgtcagttttgagcataagctcgaTTTGGAGATACCAATTTAGaatgttttaatttacttGACAGACTGATGCTTATCAAGCAACTGGGTGTTACAATCTACTTTGCTCGGGCTTCGTTCAAACGAACAACCGGATCGCCATCGGAGCAGCCATTTCGCCTATATCCTCTTACATGGGGAAGCAATTCGACGTTGGCATAATGGTTTGGAAGGATCCGAAGCATGGGCATTGGTGGCTAGAATACGGGTCGGGATTGCTAGTGGGGTACTGGCCAGCGTTTTTGTTTAGCCATTT
This genomic interval from Cucurbita pepo subsp. pepo cultivar mu-cu-16 chromosome LG20, ASM280686v2, whole genome shotgun sequence contains the following:
- the LOC111782769 gene encoding uncharacterized protein LOC111782769, giving the protein MPSSSSSSSSCFVVLLLVFTSFSSVFPTSIAHKTPPKNQTFFHPSKELNELKHIRAYLRKINKSPTKTIQSSDGDVIDCVLSHLQPAFDHPHLKGHTPLQPPERPRGNNSEEEVAESFQLWSASGDFCPEGTIPIRRTTEQDIYRASSFRRFGRKPIRHMRRDSSGNGHEHAVVFVNGEQYYGAKASLNIWAPRVTDQNEFSLSQIWVISGSFGNDLNTIEAGWQVSPELYGDNNPRFFTYWTTDAYQATGCYNLLCSGFVQTNNRIAIGAAISPISSYMGKQFDVGIMVWKDPKHGHWWLEYGSGLLVGYWPAFLFSHLRSHGSMVQFGGEIVNSKGSGFHTATEMGSGHFGEEGFGKASYFRNLQVVDWDNNLLPLTNLHVLADHSDCYDIRQGTNDAWGTYFYYGGPGRNVKCP